From a region of the Lactuca sativa cultivar Salinas chromosome 4, Lsat_Salinas_v11, whole genome shotgun sequence genome:
- the LOC111877929 gene encoding uncharacterized protein LOC111877929 yields MVYDSIANASIPTAASNSKDFGKKKRVNRTAKLKQSKLDVRREQWLSQVKNRGFKEETKATRVTKMAAPETHAATEREHSIVKLEISVGGEENESLMNNYSDSESPSNSPTSHTSSVSESNISVTNFTGSSSRSSCGSSSSSGDCCSGSMTDEEDDEDDGCLDDWEAIADALAAADDIQKSPVDEHPLTPPEPEQPVLTPAGSTNFRAWRPDDVSRPQSLPNLVKQNSFPMKSGSSAFPSSCPICCEDLDMTDSSFLPCPCGYRLCLFCHKRILEDNGRCPGCRKQYESHGNAASSKLGRCHSMNPSCH; encoded by the exons ATGGTGTACGATTCGATTGCTAACGCTTCGATCCCCACTGCTGCATCAAACTCCAAGGATTTTGGGAAGAAAAAGAGG GTGAACAGGACTGCTAAATTGAAGCAGAGCAAGCTTGACGTTCGTCGGGAACAGTGGCTTTCTCAAG TGAAGAACAGGGGATTCAAAGAAGAAACAAAAGCTACTCGTGTTACAAAAATGGCTGCTCCGGAGACACATGCAGCAACAGAGAGAGAGCATTCGATCGTGAAATTGGAAATCAGTGTCGGTGGGGAAGAGAACGAGAGTTTGATGAATAATTACAGTGATTCCGAATCTCCCTCCAACAGTCCCACCAGTCATACAAGTAGCGTCTCCGAAAGCAACATATCCGTTACTAATTTCACCGGTAGTAGCAGCAGAAGCAGCTGCGGAAGTAGCAGTAGCAGCGGTGATTGTTGTTCAGGAAGCATGACAGATGAAGAAGATGACGAGGATGATGGATGCTTGGATGATTGGGAAGCTATAGCGGATGCTCTTGCAGCAGCCGATGACATTCAGAAGTCCCCCGTCGATGAACATCCTCTCACCCCACCTGAGCCAGAGCAGCCTGTGTTGACTCCGGCAGGTAGTACCAATTTCCGGGCATGGAGACCCGACGATGTTTCCCGCCCTCAGAGTCTCCCAAATCTAGTAAAACAAAATAGCTTCCCGATGAAATCAGGGAGTAGTGCATTTCCTTCTTCTTGTCCTATATGTTGTGAAGATCTAGACATGACAGattcaagttttcttccatgtccATGTGGTTATCGACTCTGTCTTTTCTGCCATAAAAGAATCCTTGAAGATAATGGGCGTTGTCCAGGGTGCCGGAAGCAGTATGAGAGCCATGGAAATGCAGCTTCTTCAAAGCTTGGTCGTTGTCACAGCATGAACCCTAGTTGTCATTAA